The DNA segment gACGTGGTGTGTGGGATCGCAGCTCGAAAGGTTGACGCccggattctcgcaggacgcctgggtcagggcctcttggaacccctcctcgatggtacccgccatctcctggataagggaccttttctccttctccagttcctcaatggcAGCGTCtccagaggtcacctgcttctccagagcctctttctccacgcgaagccggctaacctcgacccgcagtttgtcgtagtcaactcggagaaggtccatagctttgtcCTGGGTGGCCATTCCCTCCCCCATCCGCTCcaccttggcagcctgttcgcagcaacggtccttcaggtccttttgagtttctgcatccgctttgaccacttcttgaagacccgctacctgcacttgaagagcaacttcccgagtgtagaagcctgcctggagctccaatgcctccgcCAGTCGCCTCTctgtttctgctttggactcttgtatttgtctcagagaagtttgataggcttcgttctggcgtcccagggtcctcatttcctcttccagagTAGATGCTTTCGTTTCCAAGGCTTGGAGGGTATGAGCTTGcaggaccgcgtttctggcctgggagcgccattcaagggccaccgccaagaaggcccccaagtagaaaggcatgccttccctcctgtcggtaccttctggcatagccccgccactgaaacccctcatcagatgcatgattggaggagggatggcgatgaagtcgggggcagcagcgtcgggagccggggaagcagtggtttctggcggcggcggaggcggggcagattcggcgccttcgcccctttcctcttggagtatcataggagggagtgaggttgcgcttggagggtttccataaaggggttccctccctgcggcgacgtctctaccagaagaggaacccgcgcggattttctccttctgaagggtgccacCCCTTCCGAatcctcatcatctgacagaatctccaaaacccttttccctttgtcaaggggggttggagccggtgacgaggctgcagctaggggaacggcggcgataggcggaggagaattgggagttggaagcacggcggagccaggtggagacgtcggagatgggctagaagcagcttcagcaatgactggaggtggcggtgacggagccggtgggagaaccggattggcaacagggctggaggagacgcctgccttggcggcacgagcctccttcagttcTTTCaccaacattattcttttggaaacgcccatcaccgatcctacatcaagacaggccattcaacaaggattagcactagaacagttatgcgaattcacaatacatgaagaggcgtgaaatgcaagtaacattgtacagcgAAAATTGGTAGCATAAGTTTGATTCAGATGAATCAGAAGGAAGATTCTATGGCCAAATACatgcagataaccacaacaactaatgcatcataaatcaccaagagcagataccgaagtaggtagaaagcccatgggcattgaattcgttcgcgatgagtttggcggtatcgaagactatttccagtcccgccaaggctttgcatacatcccggtcaggcggggcgagctcgtccagagccaagggcttcatggttatgggtttgtctgtccagtacaggggaaagccctctaggatagtaggatcgcgcttggtcgcgcgtaccttgaagaatttccccttcaatcctttgaacgaattctagaagagcgtaaggatgatgtgcccggcgatgccagaaaagctcatccaaaggctcttcccttgcttctttacctcgaagaagtgaagaaaaacgtccacagaggagggaacgcctagatagccgcagagaatttggaaccccctcacgaaagcccaactgttgggatggagttgggcgggagcagtgtttatctctgtcagtagctctttttcgaagcgagtgaggggtagacgcaggcccaccctcttgagcaccatctgatagaggaagaagaaagggcatcccccagtatcccgtgagtccgcacaaacgggcatccctggtcgcacccggcttaccaggacttgggagtcgtgatttttgtggaacgcattgaagttatagagagcagggtcccccctatgagcctccacgtcctcaacaaagttcaggagggaacattcgtccagaagttcgtcgggggcccagtcgtattcgcccttataatgagacttggggagcgggggaggcgcggtggttttagttttcgccatcaatGCCAATACTGAAGatcaaaaaagaaagaaagggttcagagaaaaggggtttgggagaagaaaagggaaaaatggaagaaccctaggagcgccctacccacaagagaacgaagggaaacgagaggaacaaagaaacatacaaacgatatccagagaaatgcggtaatatggacagtcccaggcagttcatacagtaaagagaatcatcaaggagggaaaaaccgtacctttggggcCTGAAGGGTGTGGAGAGCGGAAACACGAACGAACAGGGGTCGCAAGAGAAGGGATttagagaagatgaacagtgactGGGGGCAGAGAAAGtgaatgtaacagtagtggCAATCGCGGGGTTTGGTAACTTAAACATTACGAGAAGCGCGAAGGGCAACAAAGGGTAACCGTGTGATGACGCCACCTGTTGCAAGATTAAGCGCTCAAAGGAAGCGCGAGGGGTTCTTGAAGACGACCGcacgatgaaccacgtggcacgcgattaagcgcaacttcaaaagacatcatttttcccatttcagggatgtccaatcagccattaagaataccTCTGCTTCAGAAATtgtcacgtcagtaattcgaaaaaattgttgagtcagcagagaatgacacgtcatcaggaaggcacgtggacggcgtgggcgaggctttagtctttgcgctgaagacaagtcttcggcttaagactggggggcttgtgtaccgtcccgtatccgggcgctgactaagtcaaggtcaaaagtcaacgcaaggcgtcacCTAGGTGTAGAgatgccaagaggaagcgtcgccaaggccaggcgtcgccaaggcaaggcgtcgccaggggtaggcgtcgccaaggcaaagcGTAGCCCAGATGGAGGCATCGCCTcgctagggcgtcgccagatcaaacagtgctaaagtaaggcaatcacggtgtggttccccgatacccatgggtaggaaagaccatggagggagcgacgccgtgagaaggcctcaggtcccaacaGCACGGGGCAGcagtaaagagaaagaaaaggtggcttcaaggccatagtaacagtaccagtgaagggcagcctgacttgtgacgtgctcctgccgccccagagacgcccgtagggcagatacgactcaagaggaaagtcacgcccagggcaaccgggtgcagagtacaaaaggaaggcagatacgctctcaaagtaagtgactagatacttgggggcatgagttggcaccccaaaaagtcacccctagcgcagtagcactcccagcaggaggactcacacgtagaaacgtccccaggtgggccgaagcgcccccagatggggtcatggcgtcgtgaggccctccacgtgtacgacagccatgccagaatagaaacaccctttagtcaggtgccaggtaattaaaagttattcaatacagtttccctttcgagcattcaggtactataatggctcccgagcgtttcaaacgtcttaaatgcgctacgttttctaattaagcgctttaatgagtgcgttacgtttgtgagtaaaagcgctttaaggcgctttaaatgcttgggtagtttaaatagcgcagagaatgttggaaaaggGGTTGGAACCTTCGGCAAATTTaacagagaactctctagttgcttgctcgtgcttcaaggttgcgaacaagggactggggaatatttttgcccgaaggagacaacacacacatatacacagttaattcaccaccttcagagtgccacacgcggtgctcagacacggaggtggacagtttttggtgtttcttgctggctgacttgagcgtcggagtgcacacggccgctagggtgcctctttgtcctcttttccttttttacaggaatccacaggcaaccagtgggaaggtgtccctagctgacggttgaggtcgcgcacgaagacgtcccggtcaaccggacggaacaatctcaaaagtgtgtttttgggaaATCTggtttgggttttaacccacaaagcaaaaacagtggttgttcaaaacctttttcaaccatcacaaaaaatcaatcggttaaaaggtcaaacaaccggttgtttgttgtttctactTTATGAGAAAGGGTCACtcttttagattttgtaaaattataaaGTTTTATGTTCCCAAAGGTATCCTAAAGTGGATTCCTAGGAATCCTAAGGTTCTTTAGAATCATATTACCAtccatggacccaaatttgttagGGGACTAGATCTTGCCacctgattttgaattttgcaGGATTGCTTGGTGAGAAAACAGCATCTGCCAGCATCACTCTCAAATAGGAAGGGCATGtgacctatggagacaacaacaaaggaaaaaTCCTTGGTAAAGGTACCATAGGCAATAAAAACAGCTTTCTAATCCATGATatgctctatgtagaaggactcaaacACAAGCTGCTCAACATTAGTCAGCTCTATGACAAAGACAACCAAGTCACCTTCAGAACTAATCCTTGTGAGATCCGGTTCCAAATTCAAAGGAAGTTCTACTTGTTGGTAAGAGATCAAACAATGTCTATTTGCTTGACATTTCTAACTCTACATTTGTTGGTTGTCTCttaacaaagcatgaggaatcttggctttggcatagaaggtTTGCTCATATACATatgaatcacttgaataaaCTGATTTCAAATGATCTTGTTATTGGCTTacccaaactcaagtttgagaaggaacaTGTGTGTGAGGCttgtcaaaaggggaaacaaacaagaaaatcctttaaactaaaattttttGTTTCCTCTTCAAAACCTCTTGAGCTATtacacatggatctttttggtccttctagaactatgagtcttggagGAAATTTGTATGCTCTTGTGGTTGTAGATGATTTTTTCAGGTTTACTTAGACCATATTCCTACACTTAAAGAAGGAGGCCTATCTTGAATTCAAGAAGTTAGCAAAAAGGCTGCAAAACCCTTGCTGCAGCAACATTGGAGCAATTAGAAGTGACCATGGTGGAGAATTTCATAATGATAAATTCAGCAACTTTTGCAACAAGCTAGGTACCTTCCACAACTTTTCTGCACCAAgaacacctcaacaaaatggagtggtGGAGAGAAAGAATAGACCACTTAAAGAGCTATAGACATTTGTCTCCAAGATTTAAGCCAAAGACAATCAATGATGCACTCAAGGATGAGCACTAGACAGCAGCTATGCATGAAGAACTCAACCAATTTGTAAGGAATGATGTGTGGTTCCTATTTCCTAAAACAGCTCAAATAAATGTTATAggaacaaaatgggttttcaggaacaagtcAGATGATTCAGGTGTCATCACAAGAAACAAGGCAAGGCTTGTTGCTAAGGGTTACAACAAAGAAGAAGGGATTGACTATGATGAGACCTTCGCCCCAGTAGCAAGGTTATAAGCTATAAGACTCTTATTAGCCTTTGCATGGATGAATGGATTCAAGTTATTTCAGATGGACGTGAAGAGTGCTTTCCTAAATGGGTTTGTGAATGAAGAGATCTTTATATCATAACCACCTAGAtttgaagatcatcaatatcctaatcatgtatacaagttgaagaaagcGTTGTATGACCTAAAGCAAACACCAAGGCAGTGATATGAAAGGTTAAGTTGTTTTCTTCTATCTCATCAATATGAAAAAGGGAAGGTTGATAAAACCCTTTTCATTAAGAAATCCGATTCTTCTATAATCTTAGTCTAaatatatgtagatgacattaTCTTTGGATCTTCTAATGAAAAATTGTGTGAAGATTTTGTAAAAGCTATTCAGGGAtaatttgagatgtcaatgatgggggagctctctttctttcttgggTTGCAAATCAAGCAATCTAGAAGGAATCTTCTTATGTCAATCCAAGTATTGCAATGACATACTCAAAAATTTTGAGATAGAGAGTTGTAAAGCTGCAACAACACTTATGTCTACAAATTGTTACTTAAGTGCTAATGAAGTTGGAACAACAGTTGACCAAACGAAATACTGGGGTTGATAGGTTCTCTACTATATCTCATTGCAAGTAGACCTAATACTATGTTTCCTATTTGCCTCTGTGCAAGGTTCCAATCTAGTCCTAAGGAATCTCATCTTAAAGCTGCCAAAAGGATCCTAAAGGATCTTAAAGGCACAACATTCGTGggtttatggtatccttctcactctcctatTCATCTAGTAGAATACTCTGACTCTGATTTTGAAGGATGTAAAttagataggaagagcacaagtgggacatTCCATCTACTTGGATCAAGCCTCATATCATGGCACAACAAAAAGCAAGCGTGTGTAGCACTATCAACAGCTGAAGCCGAATATATAGATGTAGGgagctgttgtgcacaaatcTTGTGGATCAAACAACACCTTGAAGACTTTGGATTGAAGATAAGCAAGGTCTCTTTATTGTGTGACAACACAAATGCAATAAATATCACAAAAAATCAGGTTCAGCACTCCAGAACCAAGCATATTGAGATTAGACATCACTTCATTAGTGACCATGTCAGCAATGGTGATTGCGAGATTTAGTTTGTTGGCACAGAAAGCCAGCTTGTAGACATTTTCACAAAACCCTTATTCAAAGACATGTCTTATTCTCTAAGGACTGAGTTGGGCATAATTGATATGCATGTTTTAtcctaagtttttttttatccttccttttgtctatttgtgaagacaaacaGGGGAagaaatgtttgggatatgtaATGTTCTAATATCTgcatttatttttgtttttgaacaTTACTATAACTGCTATAAACTGTTATAAGTGGTTCATGTTTGAAAtttgaaactcatttgaaactctgattcaaaatttcaacagATTATTCttgcgaaataaccgattgtttatctgtGCTGCacctttgtatgtttaactagTTTCTCACATTGATTTGGTTGATGTTCCTCTTTGGAAATCACCTAGTGGGAACTGGTTTGTAGTGCCTGTTTGATTGGAATAGATTATCCTGTATGTCTATGTTTGCTTTTGAATGCAAGTTATACAGATTCTAAACAAGAACATTCCAAAAAGCAttccaaggatttgtctccattaaatagggggagattgtagaACATGGGAggtttgatgtttcaaatccatgatGAAGGTTGAAGTTATGCTGCTTTGAatgtttaaaaattgtttttgacttTGTTAAATAActgcctaaccaattcaaccggttaaaacaaattttcaacCGTTTGATTATGACATTTCATTACAGCTTTTGGAAAATCTGTTAATCTGTTTTGGATGTgaatcaaaactgttttggctcataAATGCTACCTAGAACAGCTAGTTTTGAGTACTATAAATAtgggttttttttaaaaaaaaatacagaagTTTGAAATCAAACACGGTGAGATTGAGATTGGTTTTgaaataagtttttcaaaagtttgcAAAATTGCTGAATAGCTGTGCACTGGTTCAAGGTCTGATCATATGAGCTTTTTGCTAAAACTCAAGTGTAATTTtttcctttcatgattcttgtattttttctttcataaacttgtaagtgtgtggaaatcctgtaaagtcaaaGGTTGTTTTGGCTAGAGGTGTGTGCTTGCAAAGAGGGTGAATAGTTCTTGtggtttcaagatcacctctttgtggttgtgtaAATTGTAATCTATgagtgattactagtggaacccagtggttgttctaagaactggatgtagctaaaggttgagtgaaccagtaaaAAGATGACTGggtaaatctctctctctctctctcactccttataaaatctttatttttattctgcTTTTGctgctgctataaacaaccggttaaaacgaagttttcaaccgattgaaattctgcaaacagTTTCTTAATCATTTTTTGATTGCTTTCCTTGATTGCTTAATCTGTGAATTGTGTTAAAActtcattcttattcaatctttgcaaaaatctttgataaacaattcacctcccccctcttgtttaagccattaattctaacattTCAGAGACAAcaagaaaatgtttttcaaagcaaatcatctttcaaagtgatggaaaatgcataatgaaatacatcCATACCTTTGTTTTACTTCAACATGTTTAGAAGttcatttggtcttatgaagccaaaagcataggatgaacatatacaacttactttacataggtcatgaattttgactagtcaagaatttgagtaaggtgtatgctcttgaacaataataataagcatcactttgattagtcttcaacatagcacctgtacttgaaaggtcctgcaaCACTGAATttatgcatatacaaagcaagtatagaagcaagataacaagacacacacaaaccagttttctgcatatacaacatgagcagaaaaaccagaaaaagtTATGTGTTCAAGTGCTTTCAAGTACAgagaagcaacaacataatgcatcaGTTTTAAAGCTATTTATACAACGAAATCAAGCAtaaacttctccccctattttttCTCACAAATAAACAATCagaagggttgtacaaagcaTAAATCAGAATGATAATACAGTAGTCCAACAGTACAACCAATGTTGACATttcaaaaatagaaaatgatatagAACTTTCAAGAAAACTAatggatataatcttttattattagATTATGAGGAACACTCAATGTATATTTTTCCAAAagcaatattttaaaatagagaaATAAGTTTAATCAAGCATAAGCAAACTTGGCAGCATTATACAAAGGTGtcagaggaaaaacaatcggttgttttgaaaaaacaatcggttgttttgaaaaaacaatcggttgttttgaaaaaacaatcggttgttttattgTGACAGCAAGAGAACATTTtttcttaacaaaaaaaataagttttaaattgatgaaaaatgcaatatgcaatttgttcatacctttgcacagagaaccccaatagattcacccaaagaagactttgagatgtccatatggtcacaaggcattcttacataaattgagaaatgaaaacacgcatactctctttattcttgaagtttctcttttgaCCAACCAACATGCATGTGCCAAAGATGTCTCTTGACATTCAAGGAACCCtgcaagacatatacaattgaaaagtGTAGGTACAAAGATTCACTTTGCTCTTGATATTCTTCCCTTTAGCAGTCATTGTTCAAGCCCAAAAGTGATTCTTGGTTGCCAAGGATAtctacaagaaaagattaagaagcaagatttggtccccttatgaatgtgggtccaatgatgttagtaggaaGCTTAGGAACCTTAAAAACTTTAGGAACctatttcaaaatacctttgggAACAGAAAACCTCCTTACTTTGCAGAATCTAATAGTgtggccctttttcatgcatTAATGGCAAATTTTtaccggttgtttcgaaaaaacaacaggttatttttcaaagaaacttgaaaagggttttgaaacaaATTTGTTCTTACTGTTTGGATTAAATCCCAACCCagccttgccaaaaacacatttttgagaatCAAGAACAGATTCTagattggattggcctttgAAAAACTTGTCCACAGTTTTTAAAAGGTAAtggactttcttttcaagtgattcacaattttcacaaaagctagaatcacacttgcaagaagagtttttgtgaatcatttccaaattttcaaaatttgtttttgaattgttcaactcttcttccaaagtTTTGACTATGTTTTCCAACAAGTTGtgatcaaccctagattacaagctacacacaccaagagtgttgatcttgaacccctcaagaacacacaccactccttggcaaaaaccacaccaagaatgttgatcttgatcccctcaagaacacacaacacttttTGGCAACACCAgtacaaaaatacaattatcaagaaagaagggaatagaatacacctgggtaaatcAAAAGATCAAAGTTCAGAATACAAGACGCAATCTTATTACACACTTAGAAAAATAgccaaagcttgaagcaatcttggaaaaactgattTGGAAAGTGTTAATTGAATCCTTAATAACCAAGAGCATATAACCACTTATTTATACTCCAATCAgttgttaaaacatttaatgcaaaagccaaatcaattttaaaacagACAAAACAGATTGAATCAGTTAAACTGAATTCtgttaaggattttcaaaaaacaatcagttgttttatcgaaacaaccggttgaattagtttgacagcaaagtcaaccaaagtcaaacCAATTTCTAAAACACTAattgtaaaacaaccggttgaaacgataaaacaactagttgttttcctgcttctctttgaaaacacatttttttcaaaaggattaaaatcaaataacctGTGATCAATTCTATGAGTGGatttcaaattcaaactacccaaaACACACCCTGAAACCCATCATCAaagtcttcaagcaatccacatagatttggagacatcaaagccaaTGTTCAACAAAGTTAACTTGGTTCATTGATTTTCAGAGTTTGGGTGGAATGGTTCTAGTTACATGTAATGCTTGTAGATAATGTGTAGGATCAAAGCGTGAAAAACTTATTATAAGGTGTAAACCTTTAGaaggattttgaaaaatattctcACATTTCTCTAACAAATGTTGCTTGAAATTAGAGTTATGAATAGATAaacaagagaaggaaggaaagTACCGAAGTGAGccgataatttttatttttgaacgGATCAACATTATAGTTTTCACCACGTTTGGTGAGGTGATGAGCCTTGTTTTGTTATGatcttgccggttgacctgagtgcaagagtcttgccacgtcaaaggatGCTCCtctcgatcagcttcgcaccacgttagcctcTGTCCTTCAAGCCtcaattcctcgcaagaacccGAAGAacacagagtggcgccgctgcggccgatcgcgctccgacgctcaagtcagtgacggaatcaccaaatactaagagagcatatctcaactcaaggaaccgtgcgcagtgaatctcagtgtactagcaagtgttctcaaagcgtACTAAAGTGTTctgaaaaacgtacctcaaaagtctgttacgagttccttatatacctgagcgtttctctctcctaacggttacacctctggacacgtggctcacatccaactgtacacgtgtcaccatctggatccctctccacttgagcgtcacttctactcttcaagctattcgactaagttacccatgcaaggagtaacttggtgcacagcttgatggcattttcatgaagttcttcttgaatcaatgtagagtatggggcggaagcaatgaatgagagtgagcaagatcctcctaagagtggtgttgatcttgtaggtgcatgataagtgtgggtattgagtggttcggccagctctagggaaaagatgaaggaattgaagtttagagcctaggattctagggagaagcaaagttgagcacaaattggcagcataactttactcacaataaacttgaaaatacaaggtgtaggctcctccttttataggctaaggaggaccataatgcaaccctaatgctaccaaaatgaaatgcaaattacatcCAAAGACTAAAGGCACATGGCCGGCCCTAGCCTAAAGATTCCTTCTAGAAAACGCaccaaatcttaacaaatcTAGGTTAAGTCCTTATGAACCcatgtgtgctatttacaccacaattaATACCATGCTACCCTTAATGGGCCGTCCATGTATCTTACACAAATCTTTCTTGGATTCACATTGGTCTAgacgcttcctccattggcctagacgcttcctccattggctttagacgctcctcccatggcctagacgcttcctccattggcctagacactcttggtttggctttggatgcttatgtcttggctcttgtctttcttgtgaggttgtgcttggccctcttccatcatcccctccctcttgaaaaggatttgtcctcaaatccaatgcttttgttGCTAAGGGaaatggttgtggctggatggtgtccatcatctcctccttcttgagaagatctatcctcagatttgcagacttgatctcggatagcagcctcttgcttcatcaaggtgtgtcctcccggatcaaatatcaatctatgggaatcttgaaacaaagcaaaggagttagtgtGAACATTTGGAGAAAttttaattgtgtgaagttgccatttttgtttttctcttgttttggccaacttctcacaatacctctgatgtgattccaatagccacatagaacaagattcttgacatttttaggaatcaccttgagctggaaaatatagaggcacttttcttagagtt comes from the Phaseolus vulgaris cultivar G19833 chromosome 8, P. vulgaris v2.0, whole genome shotgun sequence genome and includes:
- the LOC137825026 gene encoding uncharacterized protein, whose protein sequence is MPFYLGAFLAVALEWRSQARNAVLQAHTLQALETKASTLEEEMRTLGRQNEAYQTSLRQIQESKAETERRLAEALELQAGFYTREVALQVQVAGLQEVVKADAETQKDLKDRCCEQAAKVERMGEGMATQDKAMDLLRVDYDKLRVEVSRLRVEKEALEKQVTSGDAAIEELEKEKRSLIQEMAGTIEEGFQEALTQASCENPGVNLSSCDPTHHVVDGKVVPMDLDD